In one Apostichopus japonicus isolate 1M-3 chromosome 18, ASM3797524v1, whole genome shotgun sequence genomic region, the following are encoded:
- the LOC139958650 gene encoding microfibril-associated glycoprotein 4-like yields MDGFIIPATILFIVQIIICPCDCKGILRPHPLTQTPPKGIPDHEQVSSGSLGPLSEPRLDSKLVPGLSLQEDPSKCEPSIYIAPVLNISTQAIEKKLASLNRQVQLLSEQVRILTSREASLQNQGSVSLSIQELHSLPPRDCKDILDAGHTRSGSYVIQPEVVGRPIKVYCDMETEGGGWTVFQRRLNGSANFRRSWPLYRRGFGDVTTEYWLGLENLHRITSIDEYELRIELQDFDDIKMTSSYTWMRVDDVTSNFKLNLGPYSGVAGDSLSVHDGQQFSTYDRDNDALKDENCSVLHGGGGWWFGKCLETNPNGLYLGGVNRLTSQGIVWNAWKGPNYSLKRIEMKLRPSVGD; encoded by the exons ATGGATGGTTTCATTATTCCCGCGACAATTCTTTTCATTGTTCAGATAATAATATGTCCTTGTGATTGCAAGGGTATCTTGAGACCCCACCCGTTAACTCAGACACCACCAAAGGGCATACCTGATCATGAGCAGGTGTCCAGCGGTTCTTTAGGACCACTCTCAGAACCCCGTTTGGACTCAAAATTGGTGCCGGGCTTGTCACTTCAGGAGGACCCAAGCAAGTGTGAGCCCAGTATTTACATAGCACCAGTGCTGAATATATCTACACAGGCTATAGAAAAGAAACTAGCTTCACTTAATCGCCAGGTTCAACTTCTTAGCGAACAAGTCCGTATATTAACCAGCAGGGAAGCTTCTTTACAAAATCAAG GTTCTGTTTCTCTGTCGATACAAG AGTTACATAGTCTACCACCACGTGATTGTAAAGATATACTAGATGCTGGTCACACCCGAAGTGGTTCTTATGTCATCCAACCAGAGGTTGTAGGGAGACCTATCAAGGTATATTGCGACATGGAAACAGAAGGCGGAGGATGGACG GTCTTTCAGAGACGGTTGAACGGTTCAGCAAATTTCAGGCGGTCTTGGCCGTTGTATAGGCGTGGTTTCGGTGACGTCACAACTGAATATTGGCTAGGTCTTGAGAACCTTCATCGAATCACGTCTATTGATGAATATGAGTTACGAATCGAACTACAAGATTTTGATGACatcaaaatgacgtcatcatacaCGTGGATGAGAGTCGATGACGTCACGTCAAACTTCAAGCTAAATTTAGGGCCTTACTCGGGAGTAGCAG GTGACTCTCTCTCTGTTCACGACGGTCAACAGTTTTCAACATACGATCGAGATAACGACGCCCTGAAAGATGAAAACTGTTCAGTTCTTCACGGTGGAGGAGGCTGGTGGTTCGGTAAATGTCTAGAAACCAATCCGAACGGCTTATACCTCGGTGGCGTTAATCGTCTGACGTCACAAGGGATCGTATGGAACGCCTGGAAAGGACCAAATTACTCGTTGAAAAGAATCGAAATGAAGCTACGACCGAGTGTAGGTGACTGA
- the LOC139958651 gene encoding transmembrane protein 45B-like encodes MNLNVLRRDMPIGLDVQHGDEKRPIFYGHAATGSAFIIAAIFWMIRFSWNVKDHNDSDDDDDDDDVTNRKRHHGIVVFLRKVPFEGCYWIITGLFALLQIFSVPYFRLNIIDEDGQFSVDSLQGWQHVALGLPFAIHGGTRILAGTCYSSLKCWVEPTGIIACGLFSLISFLHGYARDPLDAHIHFILGSVTLSTVLFYTAEYFSHDSWHKKRWFFPKTFSMLLQGTWMFQAAFILDPQNGVTWDRDSFVNVMGTSTIFVGHIIIDMSILLLIYLLVKLAFKLAEHFSSIDYWKFSADEVVKEALLDC; translated from the coding sequence ATGAATCTAAACGTGCTCCGTCGGGATATGCCAATCGGGCTTGATGTTCAACATGGCGACGAGAAGCGTCCAATCTTTTATGGCCACGCGGCCACCGGATCGGCGTTCATAATCGCGGCAATATTTTGGATGATCAGGTTTTCATGGAATGTTAAGGATCAtaatgacagtgatgatgacgatgacgatgatgacgtcacCAACAGAAAACGTCATCATGGTATAGTCGTGTTTCTACGTAAAGTGCCATTTGAAGGTTGTTACTGGATCATAACGGGCCTTTTTGCGTTGCTTCAGATATTTAGCGTGCCGTATTTTCGACTTAACATTATCGACGAGGACGGTCAATTTTCCGTAGATAGTTTGCAAGGATGGCAACACGTGGCTCTTGGTCTACCATTTGCTATTCACGGTGGCACAAGAATCCTCGCTGGAACTTGCTACTCCAGTCTGAAATGCTGGGTAGAACCAACGGGCATAATAGCATGTGGGCTGTTTTCATTGATAAGCTTCCTTCACGGGTACGCGAGGGATCCCTTGGACGCCCATATCCATTTTATCTTAGGTTCCGTTACTCTGTCGACTGTGTTATTTTACACTGCGGAATACTTCAGTCATGACTCATGGCATAAGAAAAGATGGTTTTTCCCTAAGACATTCAGTATGTTACTACAAGGTACGTGGATGTTTCAGGCGGCATTCATACTTGATCCGCAAAATGGCGTGACGTGGGACAGAGATAGTTTTGTGAATGTTATGGGTACCTCGACCATTTTTGTGGGACATATCATTATCGATATGTCCATTCTGTTGTTGATTTATCTCCTGGTGAAGTTGGCTTTCAAGCTGGCAGAACATTTCTCAAGCATAGACTACTGGAAGTTTTCGGCTGATGAAGTGGTCAAGGAAGCACTCTTAGATTGTTGA